In Gigantopelta aegis isolate Gae_Host chromosome 6, Gae_host_genome, whole genome shotgun sequence, the following are encoded in one genomic region:
- the LOC121376306 gene encoding pancreatic triacylglycerol lipase-like, with translation MLKVVLLLTLWALVQPKSVPRHKRMTVCYDALGCFSTKYPFFSLQRPLSFVPESPSFINPDFTLFTQQNVNNGDVLHTTDVTALKSSHFNAHRPTKVIVHGYLENGKASWLTHMKNEFLKTNDFNVIIVGWGKGSLPPYTQATANTRVVGAMIAQLIKTIQKTTGAQPETFHIIGHSLGAHIAGYAGERIQHVGRISGLDPAEPYYQNTDIRVRLDPSDALFVDVIHTDGQSILKLGYGMKQTCGHVDYFPNGGMTQPGCDKGPITSIKLEGLYDGVKNFVACSHLRSHYLFIESINSRCSFDAYQCNSYDDFEFGKCMPCNGKACGHMGFHADKVKPARGLKHVKYFLKTSGDGPFCRYHYKVQLSFGSQFGARAERGDMFVNLIGKTGQTGELTLNKDHMYVQPGMSYNFVVTSVKDIGDITNVEFRWHHNSALLNPLSWNLLNFRHPRLYLNKVNVVNGHTSNQYTLCGHSGGVENGHKDRLSIGAHTC, from the exons ATGTTGAAAGTGGTTCTGTTGCTCACCCTCTGGGCCTTGGTCCAGCCCAAGTCTGTGCCAAGACATAAGc GCATGACGGTATGTTACGATGCCTTGGGATGTTTCAGTACTAAGTACCCGTTCTTCAGTTTGCAACGACCACTCAGTTTTGTCCCCGAGTCCCCCAGTTTCATCAACCCCGACTTCACCCTGTTCACCCAACAAAACGTCAACAACGGCGACGTGCTTCACACCACTGACGTCACCGCTTTGAAGTCGTCACACTTCAATGCCCACAGACCTACGAAAGTCATCGTCCACGGGTACCTGGAGAACGGTAAAGCCAGCTGGTTGACG CATATGAAAAATGAGTTTCTGAAGACGAACGATTTCAATGTTATTATCGTGGGGTGGGGAAAAGGATCACTGCCCCCGTACACCCAGGCTACAGCCAACACACGTGTGGTCGGAGCCATGATAGCGCAGCTCATCAAAACTATACAG AAGACTACGGGTGCACAGCCGGAAACGTTTCACATCATTGGTCACAGTCTGGGTGCCCACATCGCAGGGTATGCAGGAGAGAGAATACAGCACGTTGGTCGAATCTCGG GACTTGACCCCGCGGAGCCCTATTACCAGAACACCGACATCCGCGTGCGCCTTGACCCGAGTGACGCGCTTTTCGTCGACGTCATACACACAGACGGACAGAGCATTCTTAAACTAG GCTATGGAATGAAACAGACGTGTGGCCACGTGGACTACTTTCCTAACGGCGGTATGACTCAACCTGGATGTGACAAAGGACCCATTACTTCTATTAAACTGGAAGGTCTATATGATG GTGTTAAGAATTTCGTTGCATGCAGTCACCTGCGGTCTCACTACCTCTTCATCGAGTCCATCAACAGCCGGTGTTCCTTCGACGCGTATCAGTGCAACAGCTACGACGACTTCGAG TTCGGCAAATGTATGCCATGCAATGGTAAGGCTTGTGGACACATGGGATTTCACGCCGACAAAGTGAAACCCGCTAGAGGACTGAAGCACGTGAAATACTTCCTCAAAACAAGTGGAGACGGACCTTTCTGTC GCTATCATTATAAAGTACAGCTGTCGTTTGGCAGTCAGTTTGGTGCACGGGCAGAGCGTGGCGACATGTTCGTCAATTTAATCGGGAAAACCGGCCAGACAGGAGAACTGACACTTAACAAAGA TCACATGTACGTGCAGCCGGGAATGTCATACAACTTTGTAGTGACGTCAGTTAAAGATATTGGCGACATCACCAATGTCGAGTTCCGGTGGCATCACAATTCTGCTTTATTGAACCCGCTGAGCTGGAATCTCCTGAACTTCCGACATCCAAGGCTGTATCTAAACAAAGTAAACGTTGTCAACGGGCACACGTCTAACCA ATATACGTTGTGTGGTCACAGCGGTGGAGTCGAGAATGGGCACAAAGATCGGCTTTCCATAGGAGCACACACTTGTTAA